Part of the Bacillus sp. N1-1 genome, ATCCATTCAACAACATAAATAAGAACTCCCCAGAGAAGAACGGAGTATATGATTGAAAAAATATTAACGTGCTTATCATAAATCGCATTCCCAACTAGTTCACCAAGAACGAGGGAAGAAATAAAGTCAAAGGGAGTAATTTGTGTGATTTGAGTTTTTCCGAGAGCTTTCGTTAATATAAGTAAAGCTAGAAAGCCAATAAGAAGCTCAACCGTAATCGACCCAATGTTCAAATTATCACCTTCTCCTTTTTGTTTTCCTTACTTAGAATGTACGAAAGAAGGCAAAATTAAAGCATAATTTAAAAATTATAAATAAAAAAACACTGGCGGCAACCAGTGTCATAAATTCTTTGTCATTGTAACGTGCTGAATCCCGGCGTCCATGAATTGTTCTGATATGATTTTATATCCGAGTTTTTCATAAAATCCTACGGCACTTATTTGTGCGTTTAGCTTTGTTCCCTTGAGGCTGAGGTTTTTTGCATGGGTTTCGATTGCGCTCATGAGAAGGAACCCAAGTCCTGTGCCTCGGTAATCGCCGAGAACGCAAATGCGTTCAACTTTGGCCATGTCATCTAAAACGCGAAAACGACCGGCTGCAACGGGGGAACTTTTGTCATAAGCAACAAAATGGATCGCATCCTTCTCGTGTTCATCGATTTCGAGTTCAGCCGGAACGTTTTGCTCATCAACGAAAACGGTATGCCTTACTTTAAAGGCATCGCTCTGTTCTTTCTCTGTTTCAACCACGCGAACTTCCATTAGCGAACTTTACCAAGGTGGAACGTTTCAAAAACCGTCCACATACCATTTTCAAGCTGATAAAGAAGTTGGAAACGATCGATCATTTCTTCGTGGTTAACATCCTTCATTTGCAAGCTACCATATACATCAGAATGCTCATCATCCGAAAGGTTCTGTGCGATCGTAATATGAGGAACAAAGTTGTAGTCCCGCTCAGACAGCGCCTCTTCAGGATTCAACTTTCTATGCAAATCATCCAGTACTTCATTGTCTTTCACTTTAAAGTAAATCACGTTGTTAACGGGGTTAAAAGACCCTACTTTATAAACATGCATCGAAAAAGGTTTAGATTCATCAGAGATTTTGTGTAGAACGGGTGTTAACTTCTGAATCTCTTCTTCTGTTGCCTCAAAGCCTTCACGTAGCGTCAAATGTGGTGGAATGAGCGCATAGTGCGGATCATATCGTTTACGAAAGGAGTTAGCGACGTCTTGTAGTTTTTTCGATGGGAAAATTGCAATGCCGTATTTCATATTCCATTCCCTCCTGATTGATATACTCGATTGCCTTTGATCGACAAGTCATATAATGTTCCATTTATAATTATACCAAAAATTCGAAAATAAGAAACGATAGACTCATTTAGAGTTTAAACATGTGTAAAAGTGAGCGCTTCATATCCGGTTGCCAGTTCTTCCAAAGGTGACCCCCATCAAATTCATCATAGAAGTAATCAAATTCCTTCTCATTAATAATCTTATTTAATTCTCGATTCGGTTCTATAAAATTCTTTGTTTTGCCATCAGTGGTAGGAACCTCTGTTTCTTCTTTCCCAATAATGTGATAAAGCGAAAGCAGTTCAGGCTCAGCAAATCCTTTAACTTGATTCATGATTGCTTCATCAATGTATGGAGAGTGAAGAATAGCACGGCCAAATGTACGTGGATAATCAAGAGCAGCTCGTAGTGCAACGGTAGCAGCTAAAGAGTCGCCGATAAGACCGCGACCATACCCGAGGTGATAGGTTGCATACTCTTCATCCAAATAAGGAACTAGTTCATTAGCAAGAAAACGCAGGTAATCATCACTTTGCTCTCCATCAGGATGATATTTACGCCAGCGATCTTCTACACTTTTGTAAGGAATGCCGACTATGATTAGTTCTTCAATTTCATCATTTTCGATAAGTTCATCCGCAGTTCGTCCAAGTCGTCCTAATTTAAAGTAATCGCTACCATCATTGGCGATTAAAAAGGAGTATTTGTATAAGGGAGAATAGTTATATGGTAAATAAACTTGAAAAGGAATTTCCTCTTTTAAATACTCACTATAAATGGTTTCGTCTTTGTATGTACCTCTGTTCATTGAGATGCCTCCTATAAATTGTTGCAATTGTTAGATTGTTTGACAATGTAAAAAACATTAGTGATATAATGATTCTAACACATATATATTTATCGTTGACAGAGAGGGGTCTTATTATGAAGAAACGCATCCACAGTAGAGAGACAGAAGCAGCAGCAAAAGCCCTGATAAAAGAACGTGGCGTTACAATAGAGGATATTGCGGAAATTGTTTATGAAATGCAATCTCCTTATGTAGATGATCTTTCCATGGGAGACTGCGTAGAAAGTGTTGAGGCCGTTTTAACAAAGCGAGAAATTCAGCACGCCGTTCTTGTGGGCGTTGAGCTGGATAAGCTAGCTGAGCAGGGGAAACTCTCAGAACCACTTCAATCCATCGTGGAAACGGATGAAGGGTTATTTGGCGTTGACGAAACGATTGCACTCGGTGCCGTATTTGGCTACGGAAGTATTGCCGTTACCACATTTGGTCACCTCGATAAACAAAAGTTCGGTATTATTGAGAAGTTGGATACAAAAGTAGGCGAAAGCGTTCATACTTTTCTTGATGATCTAATCGCCAGCATCGCCGCAAATGCGTCCAGTCGTCTTGCACACCGCCTTCGTGATCGAGAAGAAGCGTTAGATAAGGAAGAGCGTGAAAAGCGCGATAAAGAAGAACGGATCGGTTAAACAAAAGGGCATCAATCGGATGCCCTTTTTCTAATATTTTCCCAAGAAAGGATTGACAGTTGTTTAAGGAGTCGTGTATATTAATAAATGTCTTAATGATCCGTTAGCTCAGTTGGGAGAGCGCTACCTTGACAGGGTAGAGGTCGTTGGTTCGAGCCCAATACGGATCACCATACATAAAATTATAAGCTGCATCTCAATTTCTGAGATGCAGCTTTTTTAATGTTATTAAAATTGACAAATAGTATAGAAAAGACAACTTCTCTAAAACTCAGGCAAATGATCTAAATTATTCTCTTTAATCCCATCCGACTCACTCCGAATGATGTCTCTTCCATACTTGTGGAAAACATCCACGCCAGATAGTTGACCATTCCTAGCTTTTTCTAATGTTTGTAGATAATCAAGTTCTTCTCCAGTGTTTGTCTTAAAAGCAATGAGGTCTCCGTCTTCATTTCTTCTGACAGCCGTAATGTAAGTGGCATCCTCTTTCGGAGTATTCACATTGACCTTGTTTGTACCGCTTTTTACATATTTTTCATATGCTTCAGTGAATCGATCCATTGTCTCTCACTCCTTTTAATGATTGGCAATTGTTAACAAATTTGGTATTTCAAGCTCCCAACGATTCGTAATGGGATTTTTTTTGGCTGTTATCTCAACAGTCGTCGTAATAACACCAGCATCTTTAATATAAACTTCAACATTTGTATGAATAAGTTGTGCAAAAGTCTTTTCGGTACTTTTGGTGACTTTCCACTTTGTAAAAGACAAGCGTGAGAGTGCTTTAAGATCCGTTTTTGTTATGTTTTTAGAAAGGGTTTTTTTTAGTATAGAAGTGTCAGTGTTATTAATAGCAAGCATCAGACTATCAACTAATTCATCCGGTGTTTGGTTCATTAAAAAGTGATCTAATTGACCGCTTGCTTTCATGATCATTAAGTGGTGAGCGGGATCAGGAGTTGGCGTTTTATGTGTCGTACTGTTGAGGAAGTGGAGACAGAAGTGTCCATTGAATCCATTATCTAGCGCTCCTGCCCCGTGAGGCATACCGTTCATTGAAGCTGCTATCGTCCTTCCCTCATATAAGACAATGACAGCTCTTCGTTTCCAACTCCATTCTTCATAGATCCCTTTTAATACACGCGTATCTTCTTTTGTTAAGGGTTGGATATCAGCGTGCTTGCTTCCTGCTCTTCTCTGAACCTGAAAAGAAGCACCGCTTTCAACATCAATCATCGTAAAAATGGCTTTCCGTGGTATGACCTCATCTACTTTCTCCCATGGTAGGAGTGTAATTTCACTGTCGATTGGTAGGAGGTCATAAAAGGGTTCTACAGCAAAAGTGCTTTCTGAAATGGAAATTGAGCAAAGCAACATTGAAAAAAAGAGTAACCGCTTCATTAACTCCCCCCTGTTTCTGTTGATCGTTCTTATTTTGCTCAAGCCATTTTGAACTATTCGATTTTATTAAAGAGGCTTATGAAGCATACTACGATCGAGTTCAGAAAGGGGAAATGACATGCTTACAATTCTATTAGCATTATCACTGGGGTACGCAGGAGATGGAAAAGAACAACTTATCATTCACCGGAATGGCGACAACCCACATCACATTGAAAAACAAGCGCTTTTTTCAGAATGGCTCGGATACCCTTTTTATGAGGAGGAAGAACTGAATAAATTAATGGAGAAAGTAGATAAGTCGATTTCAAAATCTCCAATAAATGCCTCTATCGATCCACAAGGAGTTATTAAAGAAGGGGTCAATGGGTATGCGTTAAACCGTAATGTTTTTCGAGAAGTGCTTTTGCAAACGTTGTATCAAGAAGGGACGACATGGATTGAACCAGAAGTGACCATTCGTTATCCGAGAGTAAATGCAGAGCTGCTCGCCTCGATACGAAGGAACGAAGTAGGCGCATTTGTTACTCATTTTAGAAAAAATAATCTAGAGCGTACGTCAAATATTGTGCTAGCTGCTGAAGCTATAAACAATACAGTGGTGTTTCCTGGTGAAACGTTCTCGTTCAATCGAACAGTCGGAAAACGTACAAAGGAAAGAGGATATTTACCGGCCCCAATTATTGTGAAAGGGGAATTATCTGAAGGGATAGGGGGAGGAATATGTCAGGTGTCATCCACTCTATTTAATGCGGTGGATCAAGCTGGCGTTCAAATTATCGAACGTTATTCACACAGTCGAAGTGTTCCGTACGTGAAGCCTGGACGAGATGCAACGGTAAGCTGGTACGGTCCTGATTTTTCGTTTCGTAATAGAAACCAACAGCCATTGCTCATTAGCGCAAAAGTAGTAGAGGGGTCTGTGGTGATTCGTATTTATTCATCTGAAGAAGAGGGATAAAGGTGTCATCGAACTATACAATTAAGAATTTCTTCCTATTCGAAAGCAGTAAATCGTTAAGTTCTCTACGCGTCAATGCTATAATGAAATCACTCTATTCAAAAGGAGACCGCGTATGGAATCTAATAAAACAAATCATCCGAAAATTTCCATGCTTAAAGCCGGCTCTGAATTGGAAAAGCAGGATATTAACCTCGAACTAATGGAGAAAAGCAGAAAGCTTGATCACATTTTTAATCATTCCCGAGATGGTATGACTCTTTCAGATCAAAATGGAAATTTGGTGGAAATTAATCAGGCTTGTTCCGAGATTTTTGAATTAGATATGGAATCGATTCATTCTAAAAAAATTGGCCACCATGTCGCTCCTGAAGGAATTCGCACGTTTCAAAAAATGAGAAGACATTTAGTTGAGGAAGGTTATGTCATTGAAAAGCTTCCTGTTATTCTTGAGAACGGAAAGCGTAAATTCATTGAGTTATCGATAACCTATAAGGCATACCGTGATTTAAATTTATCGATCATTCGAGATGTAACAGAAGAACAGTTTCTTTTGAATCAGTTAACGGAAAGCGAAGATAAACTTACGAATATTTTTGAAAATGCTCTTGATGGTATTTTAATCTGGAATCCAAAGCGAATGATAGTAGATGCAAATCCTGCCGCGTGTAAGTTATTTAACATAAGTCTTAACGAAATAAAAACGTATAATTTATTTGATTTTCTCGAAGGTAAAAATATAACAATTGGAAAAACTTTTCAGGAAAGAGTGGAAAGACACGGAGAGGTCCGTGGAGATATTCAGTTTACAATGCCTGATGGTGAAAAGAAACAATTGGAGTTCACAACAAAAAAAAGTGCATATGGCAATTTATATTTAACGATTTATCGTGATATTACTCATACAAAACAAATGATCCAAGAGCTTCAACAAAGTGAAGAACGCTTCCGACAGCTGTTTGAACGGGCGCTAGATGGGATGGCAATTCTCGATCATAATGGCTATATCGTTAATGTGAATGAGTCATTTTGTCAAATGTTTGAAGTAGATAAAGATCTCATTATTGCAACACATTATTCTCATCTTGAAAATGGTTGTGATATTACCTGGGATAATCCTGCAATGTTAGGGAGAAGTGGTGAAGGTAAAAGACATCGTCAAAGTACAGGTGAAAAGCAATATTTTAGTTTTACGCTAAGTTACGAGATTTACCCGAATCACCACCTTGTTATCATTCGAGAGGTGACAGAGATTAAGAATGCTGAAGAAGATTTACGTAAGACAGAGACCACCCACGTACTCGGTGATCTTGCTGCAAGCGTTGCGCACGAAATTCGAAACCCGTTATCGACTGTAAAAGGTTTTCTCCAATTACTTGATGGAAATGAAGCTGTAAATCAAGAGTTACTAAAAGTAGTGGGAGTTGAAATGCAGCAGCTTGAGGCGATTGTTAGCGAGTTTCTTTTACTTTCAAAGCGTGAATTTGTGTCATACGAAATAGTTAATTTAAATGAAATGTTGGCTGAATTAGTTGAAGATTTATCGCAGAAAGCAGCCGACCGCAATATTAATATTGTCGAGGTCTACGGAAGTATAGATGTGGAGTATAGATGTATTCGCTCACATATTAAACAAGTGATAATGAATTTAATCAATAACGGAATTGAGTCCATGCCAAATGGTGGTCAGTTAAAGACTAAACTATTAAAGACTGAGTATGGCGAAATTGTTATTGAAGTGGAGGATCATGGTGATGGAATACCAGACCACTTAATCAATCGCTTAGGTGAGCCTTATTACCAAACTTCAGAAAAAGGTACGGGGCTCGGATTAATGGTAAGCTATAAGGTAATTAAAGAACACGGTGGTCAAATCGAGGTAACGAGTAAGAAAAACGAAGGTACGGTTTTTCGTATAAAGCTACCTGCAAACCCACCATTCGTTCACATGGAAAAGGAGGAGTAGAAGTGATTGAGGTTCAACAAATACACCACGTAAGTTTAGCGGTTACAGACATTGAAAGAGCCAAAAGGTTTTATCGAGAAATCTTGTGCCTGGAGGAAATTGATCGACCGAATTTTGGCTTTCCAGGCGCCTGGTATCAAATCGGAAGTCAGCAACTTCATCTTATTGTTTATCCGGAAGCAAATACGCTTCGCGGGACAAATGAATTATCTTCAAGGGAAGGGCATTTTGCCTTTCGAGTGAAGAGTTATGACGATACGCTCCGCTGGCTTAAGGAAAAAGGCGTAACAATTTATGAAAACCCAACGAGTAAAAGTGGTTTTGCGCAAATTTTTGTTGCCGATCCTGATGGGAATTTAATTGAGTTAAATACTGAACAATAAAAAGGCGCCTTATGGCGCCTTTTTATTATGGATGAGAAGGAAATTCGTTCTTTTCACGTTGGGGATTAGCGCTTTTTTTCGCTTCCTTTACAACTTCCTTCGCTTTTTGTGCACGTCGTTGATCTTCCTTCGCCTTTTCTTCAATCTTTCTAATCTCTTCTCTTGAATGTTCCACTTTAGTTATCCTCCTATTTTTATCCAAAATTTGATGAGTGAATTGGATAAATGGTTATTTAACGTACCTTACCGTAAATTAATAAAAGAATCAAGTTTTTTCTGTTTATTCCGACATCTTATCTTATCTCTACACATATGATGGAAAGAAATGAACAGAGGAGGACTTCGATGGTAGGAGTATTGTTAACAATGGTTGTGCTGTTTCTTGGACTAGCTCTTTTTATGGCAGTCGTATGGAATGCAATCAAAGCTGATTCTGCAAAGTCTGATCTTGAAATGATGTGGGAAAAGTATGAGGAAGTGATTAGGAAGGAAGACGTGCTCTAGCCCGATTAGGGGCTTTTTTCTTTGGGGTAAACGAGAAATAGTTGGCTAAAATCTGATGAGATGTTGTTTTCAAATCCTAGAATCAGGGTAATTTAAAATAGAATTGAGGTGAAGCAACTATGGGGATACGAACGAAATTAAGAAGAAATCGAACTCAAAAAAAAGGAATGCCGCCGGGGTCTCTCGTTTATATTGGGGATGAACAAACAGAAGAAGTAACAATTTCAGCTATCGCTTTCGACAGTGATGGAATTGACGAATACGAGAATGCATCACTTGATGAAGTGAAAACAATGATTGATTCCGAAAAAGTTACCTGGGTTAATGTGAATGGTGTACATAATGTTCAACTGGTTGATCAAATAAGCAAGCATGTGGGGTTGCACCCATTAACAACAGAAGATATCTTAAATACCGAGCATCGACCGAAAATCGATTTTTTTGAAGATCACTTATTGGCAATTGTAAAAATGCTTCATTTACCAGAAGAAAGCCCAGATCTCGATGATGAGCAAGTTAGTTTTATCTTGATGGAAAATACCGTAATCACTTTCCAGGAAAAGCGCGGTGATTTATTTGATCCTGTCCGCCTTCAGCTTCAGGAAAGTAAGGGACGTATAAGAAAAAGCGGTGCTGATTTTCTTTTCTATTCGTTACTCGATGTCATATTTGATCAATACCTTATCATAATGGATGAGATGGATGATCGAATTGCTCAGCTTGAAGGAATGATCATGGAAGATCCTGATAATCATTCGCTACAAGACATTAATCAGTATAAGAACACCATCCTTCAATTAAAGAAAACCGTGTGGCCTGTAAGAGAAGTTGTGAACAAGTTAATTAATCGCAAAGTTTCTTACATTAAAGAAGATATCTCTTTTTACCTACAAGATATTCATGATCACATTGTTCAGGCGAACGATATGGTCGAAACATCAAGAGGTCAATTATATGGCTTATTGGATGTGTATTATTCTAGTTTAAGTATGAAAATGAATGAAATTATGAAAGTGTTAACCATCGTTTCCA contains:
- a CDS encoding GNAT family N-acetyltransferase, which translates into the protein MEVRVVETEKEQSDAFKVRHTVFVDEQNVPAELEIDEHEKDAIHFVAYDKSSPVAAGRFRVLDDMAKVERICVLGDYRGTGLGFLLMSAIETHAKNLSLKGTKLNAQISAVGFYEKLGYKIISEQFMDAGIQHVTMTKNL
- a CDS encoding YjcG family protein, with the protein product MKYGIAIFPSKKLQDVANSFRKRYDPHYALIPPHLTLREGFEATEEEIQKLTPVLHKISDESKPFSMHVYKVGSFNPVNNVIYFKVKDNEVLDDLHRKLNPEEALSERDYNFVPHITIAQNLSDDEHSDVYGSLQMKDVNHEEMIDRFQLLYQLENGMWTVFETFHLGKVR
- a CDS encoding alpha/beta hydrolase-fold protein, which codes for MNRGTYKDETIYSEYLKEEIPFQVYLPYNYSPLYKYSFLIANDGSDYFKLGRLGRTADELIENDEIEELIIVGIPYKSVEDRWRKYHPDGEQSDDYLRFLANELVPYLDEEYATYHLGYGRGLIGDSLAATVALRAALDYPRTFGRAILHSPYIDEAIMNQVKGFAEPELLSLYHIIGKEETEVPTTDGKTKNFIEPNRELNKIINEKEFDYFYDEFDGGHLWKNWQPDMKRSLLHMFKL
- a CDS encoding phosphatidylglycerophosphatase A, which codes for MKKRIHSRETEAAAKALIKERGVTIEDIAEIVYEMQSPYVDDLSMGDCVESVEAVLTKREIQHAVLVGVELDKLAEQGKLSEPLQSIVETDEGLFGVDETIALGAVFGYGSIAVTTFGHLDKQKFGIIEKLDTKVGESVHTFLDDLIASIAANASSRLAHRLRDREEALDKEEREKRDKEERIG
- a CDS encoding DUF3892 domain-containing protein, which encodes MDRFTEAYEKYVKSGTNKVNVNTPKEDATYITAVRRNEDGDLIAFKTNTGEELDYLQTLEKARNGQLSGVDVFHKYGRDIIRSESDGIKENNLDHLPEF
- a CDS encoding VanW family protein, which encodes MLTILLALSLGYAGDGKEQLIIHRNGDNPHHIEKQALFSEWLGYPFYEEEELNKLMEKVDKSISKSPINASIDPQGVIKEGVNGYALNRNVFREVLLQTLYQEGTTWIEPEVTIRYPRVNAELLASIRRNEVGAFVTHFRKNNLERTSNIVLAAEAINNTVVFPGETFSFNRTVGKRTKERGYLPAPIIVKGELSEGIGGGICQVSSTLFNAVDQAGVQIIERYSHSRSVPYVKPGRDATVSWYGPDFSFRNRNQQPLLISAKVVEGSVVIRIYSSEEEG
- a CDS encoding PAS domain-containing sensor histidine kinase, translating into MESNKTNHPKISMLKAGSELEKQDINLELMEKSRKLDHIFNHSRDGMTLSDQNGNLVEINQACSEIFELDMESIHSKKIGHHVAPEGIRTFQKMRRHLVEEGYVIEKLPVILENGKRKFIELSITYKAYRDLNLSIIRDVTEEQFLLNQLTESEDKLTNIFENALDGILIWNPKRMIVDANPAACKLFNISLNEIKTYNLFDFLEGKNITIGKTFQERVERHGEVRGDIQFTMPDGEKKQLEFTTKKSAYGNLYLTIYRDITHTKQMIQELQQSEERFRQLFERALDGMAILDHNGYIVNVNESFCQMFEVDKDLIIATHYSHLENGCDITWDNPAMLGRSGEGKRHRQSTGEKQYFSFTLSYEIYPNHHLVIIREVTEIKNAEEDLRKTETTHVLGDLAASVAHEIRNPLSTVKGFLQLLDGNEAVNQELLKVVGVEMQQLEAIVSEFLLLSKREFVSYEIVNLNEMLAELVEDLSQKAADRNINIVEVYGSIDVEYRCIRSHIKQVIMNLINNGIESMPNGGQLKTKLLKTEYGEIVIEVEDHGDGIPDHLINRLGEPYYQTSEKGTGLGLMVSYKVIKEHGGQIEVTSKKNEGTVFRIKLPANPPFVHMEKEE
- a CDS encoding VOC family protein produces the protein MIEVQQIHHVSLAVTDIERAKRFYREILCLEEIDRPNFGFPGAWYQIGSQQLHLIVYPEANTLRGTNELSSREGHFAFRVKSYDDTLRWLKEKGVTIYENPTSKSGFAQIFVADPDGNLIELNTEQ
- the corA gene encoding magnesium/cobalt transporter CorA, with amino-acid sequence MGIRTKLRRNRTQKKGMPPGSLVYIGDEQTEEVTISAIAFDSDGIDEYENASLDEVKTMIDSEKVTWVNVNGVHNVQLVDQISKHVGLHPLTTEDILNTEHRPKIDFFEDHLLAIVKMLHLPEESPDLDDEQVSFILMENTVITFQEKRGDLFDPVRLQLQESKGRIRKSGADFLFYSLLDVIFDQYLIIMDEMDDRIAQLEGMIMEDPDNHSLQDINQYKNTILQLKKTVWPVREVVNKLINRKVSYIKEDISFYLQDIHDHIVQANDMVETSRGQLYGLLDVYYSSLSMKMNEIMKVLTIVSTIFIPLTFIAGIYGMNFNNMPELSWKWSYPAVWIVMIIITGLMLMYFKRKKWF